The Caenorhabditis elegans chromosome II genome has a segment encoding these proteins:
- the sri-36 gene encoding Serpentine Receptor, class I (Partially confirmed by transcript evidence), producing MTINFTTPVWLIRYYYIVGTVSLIINFGTSYLVIAKSEKIDGIRYLLLVFQFLCTITNINFTLLMQPMSLFPIMAAYCNGVLVKVFNIYSHYLLAVWTSLLISEIVCLTICFAWKHRKISKLANRLNDGTYNLLAVFAIFIALSYYFLATQMDVKREFQMQYVREMYPDYYDQFQSLKNFVIYTENTWATLGIITCSIGSLFCGTVLTYTTIDMLKILKKLKMKISSNSYTRYKNAVKSLLAHFYTSLLSILPVTAAMIVMYAKIENGQDLVNGAAAIGGLHSSVNAVVLITFTIPYRKFVIRKSAEIFGVRNIAMF from the exons atgacgATAAACTTCACCACCCCTGTCTGGCTTATCAGGTACTATTACATTGTTGGAACTGTTTCACTGATTATTAACTTTGGGACAAGTTATTTGGTTATTGCAAAAAGCGAGAAAATCGATGGGATTAGATATTTGTTACTGGTTTTCCAG ttcctaTGCACCATAACGAATATCAACTTTACACTCCTCATGCAGCCAATGTCACTTTTTCCGATTATGGCTGCGTATTGCAATGGGGTCTTGGTAAAGGTGTTCAATATCTACTCACATTATTTATTGGCGGTTTGGACGAGCCTCCTAATATCGGAAATAGTTTGTCTTACAATATGTTTTGCTTGGAAGCataggaaaatttcaaagctagCGAATCGTTTGAATGATGGGACTTATAATTTGTTAGCGgtttttgcaatatttattGCACTTTCTTACTATTTTCTTGCTACTCAGATGGATGTGaagcgggaatttcaaatgcaGTATGTCCGGGAG ATGTACCCCGACTACTACGACCAGTTCCAAtctcttaaaaattttgtaatctACACTGAAAACACCTGGGCCACTCTTGGTATTATAACTTGCTCAATTGGCTCATTATTTTGCGGAACTGTGCTGACCTACACAACAATTGACATGctcaaaatcctcaaaaagctcaaaatgaaaatctcaTCGAACAGCTATACCCGGTATAAGAATGCTGTGAAAAGCCTTCTTGCTCACTTTTACACGTCATTACTGAGTATTCTACCGGTAACCGCGGCGATGATCGTTATGTATGCAAAGATTGAGAATGGTCAAG ATCTGGTTAACGGGGCTGCAGCGATTGGTGGACTCCATTCGTCTGTCAATGCGGTTGTGTTAATAACTTTTACAATCCCATATAGGAAATTTGTAATCAGAAAGTCGGCGGAGATATTTGGAGTTAGAAATATAGCcatgttttaa
- the sri-36 gene encoding Serpentine Receptor, class I (Partially confirmed by transcript evidence), which translates to MTINFTTPVWLIRYYYIVGTVSLIINFGTSYLVIAKSEKIDGIRYLLLVFQFLCTITNINFTLLMQPMSLFRISTEKCLKFQISVVKCLQFRITIKKITFLCTITNINFTLLMQPMSLFPIMAAYCNGVLVKVFNIYSHYLLAVWTSLLISEIVCLTICFAWKHRKISKLANRLNDGTYNLLAVFAIFIALSYYFLATQMDVKREFQMQYVREMYPDYYDQFQSLKNFVIYTENTWATLGIITCSIGSLFCGTVLTYTTIDMLKILKKLKMKISSNSYTRYKNAVKSLLAHFYTSLLSILPVTAAMIVMYAKIENGQDLVNGAAAIGGLHSSVNAVVLITFTIPYRKFVIRKSAEIFGVRNIAMF; encoded by the exons atgacgATAAACTTCACCACCCCTGTCTGGCTTATCAGGTACTATTACATTGTTGGAACTGTTTCACTGATTATTAACTTTGGGACAAGTTATTTGGTTATTGCAAAAAGCGAGAAAATCGATGGGATTAGATATTTGTTACTGGTTTTCCAG ttcctaTGCACCATAACGAATATCAACTTTACACTCCTCATGCAGCCAATGtcactttttcgaatttccactgaaaaatgtctgaaatttcaaatttctgtcgTAAAATGTCTGCAGTTTCGAAttaccattaaaaaaataact ttcctaTGCACCATAACGAATATCAACTTTACACTCCTCATGCAGCCAATGTCACTTTTTCCGATTATGGCTGCGTATTGCAATGGGGTCTTGGTAAAGGTGTTCAATATCTACTCACATTATTTATTGGCGGTTTGGACGAGCCTCCTAATATCGGAAATAGTTTGTCTTACAATATGTTTTGCTTGGAAGCataggaaaatttcaaagctagCGAATCGTTTGAATGATGGGACTTATAATTTGTTAGCGgtttttgcaatatttattGCACTTTCTTACTATTTTCTTGCTACTCAGATGGATGTGaagcgggaatttcaaatgcaGTATGTCCGGGAG ATGTACCCCGACTACTACGACCAGTTCCAAtctcttaaaaattttgtaatctACACTGAAAACACCTGGGCCACTCTTGGTATTATAACTTGCTCAATTGGCTCATTATTTTGCGGAACTGTGCTGACCTACACAACAATTGACATGctcaaaatcctcaaaaagctcaaaatgaaaatctcaTCGAACAGCTATACCCGGTATAAGAATGCTGTGAAAAGCCTTCTTGCTCACTTTTACACGTCATTACTGAGTATTCTACCGGTAACCGCGGCGATGATCGTTATGTATGCAAAGATTGAGAATGGTCAAG ATCTGGTTAACGGGGCTGCAGCGATTGGTGGACTCCATTCGTCTGTCAATGCGGTTGTGTTAATAACTTTTACAATCCCATATAGGAAATTTGTAATCAGAAAGTCGGCGGAGATATTTGGAGTTAGAAATATAGCcatgttttaa
- the F33H12.7 gene encoding FBA_2 domain-containing protein (Partially confirmed by transcript evidence) — MDFWNTNDFQNLPETLEHKLQEVDLSGADYLFSVSSGSSTYQIGDKYSYDDNMEAIIPQLAYVLTEFDIENFRVDAVIDQVWLEELGKLIPNRSIKANHFYSSSNTENVQFFFDKCWDQVQIVETPLHRVLVESDVYYENWKPAVLCHLNKY, encoded by the exons ATGGATTTTTGGAACAC aaacgattttcaaaatctaccTGAGACCCTAGAGCACAAACTTCAAGAAGTAGACCTTTCCGGTGCGGATTATCTATTCTCAGTGAGCTCTGGGAGCTCCACTTATCAAATTGGTGATAAATACTCTTACGATGATAACATGGAGGCAATCATCCCCCAATTGGCATATGTTTTGACCGAATtcgatattgaaaattttcgtgtGGACGCAGTTATAGATCAAGTTTGGCTGGAAGAACTTGGAAAGCTTATTCCAAATCGATCAATTAAAGCCAATCATTTTTACTCAAGCAGCAACACAGAAAACGTGCAATTCTTTTTTGACAAGTGTTGGGATCAGGTGCAGATTGTTGAGACTCCCTTACATAGGGTTTTGGTAGAAAGTGATGTTTACTACGAGAACTGGAAACCAGCGGTGCTTTgtcatttaaataaatattga
- the sri-39 gene encoding Serpentine Receptor, class I (Partially confirmed by transcript evidence), producing MSVDFDVPLWLYIYYQFIGTVSLFLNLFTMLLILFKSEKIDVFRKSLLVFQATCTVTDIHFTFLMQPLPLIPIMAGYCVGFLARCFDVWTHYLIAFVVGTIVAQLESLTFCFVKKHQTIANITKKHVISKSVDDAVTWFMPFFPVFGYLAFCSAGMKREEQMDYVKLHRPEYVLEFSDLPNFAIYELNFWLYLVICFGSLGAIFCGAVFTFTTVDMFKMLKRSRRKISVSNFKKQRSTIKSLLAQFAASSLLLIPLLCFSLVLLLKFDGSQEICNIILMVFSTRSSVNAAVLIATTPPFRNFVLRKNSTNNFAIATVAISMSRTSFT from the exons ATGTCAGTTGACTTCGATGTACCTCTCTGGCTATATATTTATTATCAGTTTATCGGAACCGTATCGTTGTTTTTGAACTTGTTCACAATGTTGTTGATATTGTTCAAAAGCGAGAAAATTGACGTTTTCCGGAAGTCATTGCTAGTTTTTCAG GCAACCTGCACTGTCACCGACATCCACTTCACCTTCCTAATGCAACCTCTACCCCTAATACCTATCATGGCGGGCTATTGCGTGGGCTTCCTGGCAAGATGCTTTGACGTCTGGACCCATTATCTAATAGCCTTCGTCGTTGGGACCATAGTGGCCCAGCTTGAAAGCCTAACATTTTGCTTCGTAAAAAAACATCAGACTATTGCAAATATCACCAAAAAACATGTGATCTCGAAGAGTGTCGACGATGCGGTCACCTGGTTTATGccgttttttccagtttttggatATCTCGCATTTTGCAGTGCTGGCATGAAGAGAGAGGAGCAAATGGATTATGTCAAGCTGCACCGTCCAGAGTatgttctggaattttctgatCTACCGAATTTCGCAATCTATGAGCTGAACTTCTGGCTCTACCTTGTCATTTGTTTCGGCTCGCTTGGAGCAATTTTCTGTGGAGCTGTATTCACTTTTACCACTGTTGACATGTTCAAAATGCTGAAAAGATCACGGCGAAAGATCTCGGTgtccaactttaaaaaacagcGATCTACGATCAAAAGCCTCCTGGCACAATTTGCGGCTTCATCCCTTCTTCTTATTCCGCTCCTTTGCTTTTCTCTAGTTTTATTGCTGAAATTCGATGGATCCCAGGAAATTTGTAATATAATTTTGATGGTTTTCTCTACAAGATCATCGGTGAACGCGGCGGTGCTGATTGCAACTACACCTCCATTCAGGAACTTTGTGTTGAG gaaaaactcGACAAACAACTTTGCAATCGCCACAGTGGCTATTTCGATGAGTCGGACGTCTTTTACCTAA
- the F33H12.1 gene encoding BRCT domain-containing protein (Predicted) — MLAFEILSKSGMIVSLDWLVGCLDDPTQVDSDWKFIMTGIQFENKTHYDTKSIPMRRIETTWLVISNSDFHSYRPGYHNLNDFTHFAAIPNTPASNVLSLDLSKLLVFEALAKPGMIVSLDWLDACLDDPAAVDLDWKFALTDVCFENNTYANAITRMKRDLHRKRPPLFYGFNFTILPTTNRRMQATREFWNRIIEGFGGTCSMSPIPGEAGKIPYHLVKRNLKVPSASIDSSVVLYFNDSVLHEKWTFANNCISFLGMGWLVECIVRYRLIPSDHPSLKYEADPQYLPVIFEKFAADMEENSRG, encoded by the exons ATGCTGGCTTTCGAGATCCTTTCCAA GTCTGGCATGATTGTATCGCTAGACTGGTTAGTAGGATGTTTGGATGACCCAACTCAAGTGGATTCTGACTGGAAGTTCATCATGACTGGTATACAATTTGAGAACAAGACACATTACGATACTAAATCGATTCCGATGAGACGAATCGAG ACTACATGGcttgtaatttcaaattccgatTTCCACAGCTACCGCCCCGGATACCACAATCTCAACGACTTCACCCACTTTGCCGCAATCCCTAATACACCTGCATCCAACGTCTTATCCCTTGACTTAAGCAAACTGCTGGTATTTGAAGCCCTCGCCAA GCCTGGCATGATCGTGTCCCTCGATTGGCTTGACGCGTGTCTGGATGACCCGGCTGCGGTTGATCTGGACTGGAAGTTTGCATTGACGGATGTTTGCTTCGAGAACAACACGTACGCCAATGCGATTACGAGAATGAAACGGGATCTTCATAGAAAG AGACCCCCACTCTTCTACGGTTTCAACTTTACGATCCTTCCCACCACCAACCGTCGGATGCAAGCTACCCGTGAATTTTGGAACCGGATTATCGAAGGCTTTGGCGGGACATGTTCAATGTCTCCGATTCCTGGAGAAGCTGGAAAGATCCCTTATCATCTTGTGAAGAGAAACTTGAAGGTTCCTTCGGCCTCCATCGACAGTTCCGTCGTTCTCTACTTCAATGATAGTGTG CTTCACGAAAAATGGACATTTGCTAATAACTGCATCTCATTCCTCGGAATGGGGTGGCTTGTGGAGTGCATCGTCCGCTATCGACTCATCCCATCGGATCATCCGTCGTTGAAGTATGAGGCTGATCCACAGTACCTGCCCGTGATCTTCGAGAAGTTTGCAGCTGACATGGAAGAAAACTCGCGGGGCTGA
- the sri-77 gene encoding Serpentine Receptor, class I (Partially confirmed by transcript evidence), translated as MEDIDFSDPRWLLNYFHLIGLVSFILNSIGIYFLIFNTNRLGNFKYYLLLFQLSCVLTDIDLTILVQPIPLFPLFAGHVYGVLFTWFNMQANTSAVTVAFVAVIQLESLIVCFVKKHQGVAILLNKHILSKCVINALYVLCLIFPFFVCAGANSISLSREDALIYIKKVYPKGYLQFSNLPNFVVYMKSQNTIIFLVTLFFAASFGFLCLCFTIYDIIRMMADLKLRISKVAYEKHSEALRSVIIQFITAVLCMAGPMIQVLILVFEIPQMNFISELIFAWFATHSSINMVSLFIFFPPYRKIIAKGLKKTKVNINLPISSMGL; from the exons ATGGAGGACATTGATTTTTCCGATCCTCGCTGgcttttgaattattttcatttaattgGATTGGTTTCATTTATTCTGAATTctattggaatttattttttgatatttaacaCCAATCGGTTGGGAAATTTCAAGTACTATTTGTTATTATTTCAG CTTTCATGCGTTCTTACGGATATTGATCTTACGATTCTCGTGCAACCAATTCCGCTTTTCCCGTTGTTTGCTGGGCATGTATATGGAGTATTATTCACATGGTTTAATATGCAGGCAAACACTTCTGCG GTCACTGTTGCATTTGTGGCCGTAATTCAACTAGAAAGCCTAATCGTCTGTTTCGTGAAGAAGCATCAAGGAGTTGCAATTCTATTGAACAAACATATTCTGTCAAAATGCGTAATAAACGCGTTATACGTACTTTGcctgatttttccatttttcgtcTGCGCAGGTGCGAATAGCATTAGTCTCAGTCGGGAAGATGCGCTGATCTATATCAAGAAG GTCTATCCGAAAGGGTACTTGCAATTCTCAAACTTGCCGAATTTCGTAGTTTATATGAAGTCTCAAAACACAATAATATTTCTtgtgacacttttttttgctgcAAGTTTTGGGTTCCTATGTCTATGTTTTACTATATATGATATTATTCGTATGATGGCTGACTTGAAACTTCGAATATCCAAAGTGGCTTACGAGAAGCATAGCGAAGCTCTTCGAAGTGTGATCATCCAGTTTATAACCGCTGTGTTGTGTATGGCGGGTCCGATGATACAGGTTCTGATCTTAGTTTTCGAAATTCCACAAATGAATTTCATATCTGAATTAATATTCGCTTGGTTCGCAACTCATTCATCAATTAACATGGTTTCtctatttatatttttcccgCCATATCGCAAGATTATTGCAAAGGGTTTAAAAAA aacaaaagtGAACATAAATCTTCCCATTTCTTCGATGGGACTTTGA
- the sri-38 gene encoding Serpentine Receptor, class I (Partially confirmed by transcript evidence) gives MSVDFDVPLWLYIYYQFIGTVSLFLNLFTMLLILFKSEKIDVFRKSLLVFQATCTVTDIHFTFLMQPLPLIPIMAGYCVGFLARCFDVWTHYLIAFVVGTIVAQLESLTFCFVKKHQTIANITKRHVISKSVNDAVTWFMPFFPVFGYLAFCSAGMKREEQMDYVKLHHPEYALEFSNLPNFAIYELNFWLYLVICFGSLGAIFCGAVFTFTTVDMFKMLKRSRRKISVSNFKKQRSTIKSLLAQFAASSLLLIPLLCFSLVLLLKFDGSQEISNIILTVFSTRSSVNAAVLIATTPPFRNFVLRKNSTNNFAIATVAISMSRTSFT, from the exons ATGTCAGTTGACTTCGATGTACCTCTCTGGCTATATATTTATTATCAGTTTATCGGAACCGTATCGTTGTTTTTGAACTTGTTTACAATGTTGTTGATATTATTCAAAAGCGAGAAAATTGACGTTTTCCGGAAGTCATTGCTTGTTTTTCAG gcaaCCTGCACTGTCACCGACATCCACTTCACCTTCCTAATGCAACCTCTACCCCTAATACCTATCATGGCGGGCTATTGCGTGGGGTTCCTGGCAAGATGCTTTGACGTCTGGACCCATTATCTAATAGCCTTCGTCGTTGGGACCATAGTGGCCCAGCTTGAAAGCCTAACATTTTGCTTCGTAAAAAAACATCAGACAATTGCAAATATCACTAAAAGACATGTAATCTCCAAGAGTGTCAACGATGCGGTCACCTGGTTTATGCcgttttttccggtttttggGTACCTCGCATTTTGCAGTGCTGGAATGAAGAGAGAAGAGCAGATGGATTATGTTAAGCTGCACCATCCAGAGTATgctctggaattttcaaatctccCAAATTTTGCCATCTATGAGCTGAACTTCTGGCTCTACCTTGTCATTTGTTTCGGCTCACTTGGAGCAATTTTCTGTGGAGCTGTATTCACTTTTACCACTGTTGACATGTTCAAAATGCTGAAAAGATCGCGGCGGAAGATCTCGGTgtccaactttaaaaaacagcGATCTACGATCAAAAGCCTCCTGGCACAATTTGCGGCTTCATCCCTTCTTCTTATTCCGCTCCTTTGCTTTTCTCTAGTTTTATTGCTGAAATTCGATGGATCCCAGGAAATTagtaatataattttaacGGTTTTCTCGACAAGATCTTCGGTTAATGCAGCGGTCCTGATTGCAACTACACCTCCGTTCAGGAACTTTGTTTTGAG gaaaaactcGACAAACAACTTTGCAATCGCCACAGTGGCTATTTCGATGAGTCGGACGTCTTTTACCTAA
- the D2062.13 gene encoding uncharacterized protein (Partially confirmed by transcript evidence): MLIMEILHIILWISTFLATIHGCSKKKRPSQPKPKPALINGKKPAPVAAKKGSDGEKKSKEKEMKSKEETKSKEKVKKPPMDFSEALKHEKTYNRDLTVEEVNKTVEQKPEPPIVLKPKGSTTTAKEKRPNLDPTINTIENTEDELVPKKRPQTDSEEERSLIRFIEKMDPFGAEK, encoded by the exons ATGCTTATAATGG AAATCCTTCACATTATTCTCTGGATCTCTACATTCTTGG cTACCATCCACGGTTGCTCCAAGAAGAAGCGTCCGTCTCAGCCAAAACCAAAACCTGCACTTATCAATGGGAAAAAGCCGGCTCCAGTGGCAGCGAAAAAAGGTAGTGACGGGGAAAAGAAGAGTAAGGAAAAGGAGATGAAGAGCAAGGAAGAGACAAAAAGTAAGGAGAAAGTAAAGAAACCGCCGATGGATTTCTCAGAGGCTCTGAAACACGAGAAAACTTACAACAGAGATCTGACGGTTGAGGAAGTCAACAAGACTGTCGAACAAAAACCTGAACCACCGATCGTTCTGAAACCGAAGGGCTCGACGACTACTGCAAAGGAGAAAAGACCAAACTTGGACCCAACAATCAACACAATTGAAAACACAGAAGATGAACTTGTACCAAAAAAGCGTCCCCAAACCGACTCCGAGGAGGAAAGAAGTCTGATTAGATTTATTGAGAAGATGGATCCTTTCGGAGCcgaaaagtaa
- the msrp-5 gene encoding MS Related Protein (Product from WormBase gene class msrp;~Confirmed by transcript evidence) gives MRRQTTAIFVLLGLLAVFVVQGSTEDTGSTPTADNAPAASNGTTDMEDAFNKKKAEMVKNSEEDMAKMEKEREKNKGIFAKILAYGLATVIVTFVVCVGASAAATIITIVCVRRHNRNKMGGGGQQSTGTTGGM, from the coding sequence ATGAGACGTCAAACGACTGCCATCTTTGTTCTCCTTGGGCTTCTCGCCGTCTTTGTGGTCCAAGGATCAACTGAAGACACTGGTTCAACTCCAACTGCAGATAATGCTCCTGCTGCATCTAATGGCACCACTGATATGGAGGATGCtttcaataagaaaaaagCTGAGATggttaaaaattctgaagaagATATGGCCAAGATGGAAAAGGAGCGTGAAAAGAATAAAGGAATCTTCGCCAAAATTCTCGCATACGGACTTGCCACTGTGATTGTGACATTTGTTGTGTGCGTGGGAGCTTCCGCTGCTGCAACCATCATCACTATCGTCTGCGTTCGTCGTCACAACCGGAACAAGATGGGTGGAGGAGGTCAACAATCCACTGGAACTACCGGAGGAATGTGA
- the msrp-6 gene encoding MS Related Protein (Product from WormBase gene class msrp;~Confirmed by transcript evidence), translating to MRRQTTAIFVLLGLLAVFVVQGSTEDTGSTPTADNAPAASNGTAAPLSTANETSADPAGTPEQAAEATVSSFTSIHSIFAASAVVLAHAL from the coding sequence ATGAGACGTCAAACGACTGCCATCTTTGTTCTCCTTGGGCTTCTCGCCGTCTTTGTGGTCCAAGGATCAACTGAAGACACTGGTTCAACTCCAACTGCAGATAATGCTCCTGCTGCATCTAATGGCACCGCAGCACCTCTTTCAACTGCAAATGAAACATCAGCTGACCCGGCTGGAACTCCTGAACAAGCTGCTGAAGCAACTGTATCATCATTCACTTCAATCCACTCAATCTTCGCTGCTTCTGCTGTGGTTTTGGCTCATGCTCTCTAA
- the D2062.5 gene encoding MotA/TolQ/ExbB proton channel family protein (Confirmed by transcript evidence), with protein MQESDEYQSYEFNIWLMTNAMLITTAFGAAIAIFLRMWLMRQLNQSLIHAAAGMETTARILKKACLDPMTVAVMADEKRDKKDTDICDQFDSLHKKPLKHCADLFGYDTLTKDYVK; from the exons atgcAAGAATCCG atgaatacCAGTCTTACGAATTCAACATTTGGCTCATGACAAATGCCATGCTGATTACAACTGCGTTCGGCGCAGCAATCGCCATTTTCTTGAGAATGTGGCTCATGAGACAG CTGAATCAATCTCTCATTCACGCAGCTGCTGGCATGGAGACTACCGCAAGGATTTTGAAGAAAGcg tgcCTGGACCCAATGACAGTTGCAGTGATGGCCGACGAAAAGCGCGATAAAAAGGATACCGAT atttgcgATCAATTCGACAGTCTCCACAAGAAACCTCTGAAGCATTGCGCTGACCTCTTCGGCTACGACACACTTACCAAGGACTACGTGAAATAG
- the D2062.4 gene encoding DUF948 domain-containing protein (Confirmed by transcript evidence): protein MEISDEYKAYTFQIWLMTAAMLILTAFGAAIAIFLRMWLMRQLNQSLVHAAAGMETTARILKKACLDPMTVAVMADEKREKKDTDICDQFDSLHKKPLKHCADLFGYDTLTKDYVK from the exons atggaaatttccg atgaatacAAGGCTTACACATTCCAAATTTGGCTCATGACAGCTGCCATGCTAATTTTAACGGCGTTCGGCGCAGCTATCGCCATTTTCTTGAGAATGTGGCTTATGAGACAg cttaATCAATCTCTGGTTCACGCAGCTGCTGGCATGGAGACTACCGCAAGGATTTTGAAGAAAGcg tgcCTGGACCCAATGACAGTTGCAGTGATGGCCGACGAAAAGCGCGAGAAAAAGGATACCGAT atttgcgATCAATTCGACAGTCTTCACAAGAAACCTCTGAAGCATTGCGCTGACCTCTTCGGCTACGACACACTTACCAAGGACTACGTGAAATAG
- the D2062.4 gene encoding Histidine kinase (Confirmed by transcript evidence), with product MEISGMFSLHFFSFPEYQFSDEYKAYTFQIWLMTAAMLILTAFGAAIAIFLRMWLMRQLNQSLVHAAAGMETTARILKKACLDPMTVAVMADEKREKKDTDICDQFDSLHKKPLKHCADLFGYDTLTKDYVK from the exons atggaaatttccggTATGTTCTCTCTCCACTTCTTTTCATTTCCCGaataccaattttcagatgaatacAAGGCTTACACATTCCAAATTTGGCTCATGACAGCTGCCATGCTAATTTTAACGGCGTTCGGCGCAGCTATCGCCATTTTCTTGAGAATGTGGCTTATGAGACAg cttaATCAATCTCTGGTTCACGCAGCTGCTGGCATGGAGACTACCGCAAGGATTTTGAAGAAAGcg tgcCTGGACCCAATGACAGTTGCAGTGATGGCCGACGAAAAGCGCGAGAAAAAGGATACCGAT atttgcgATCAATTCGACAGTCTTCACAAGAAACCTCTGAAGCATTGCGCTGACCTCTTCGGCTACGACACACTTACCAAGGACTACGTGAAATAG